One Pleurocapsa sp. PCC 7327 DNA segment encodes these proteins:
- the ftsH4 gene encoding ATP-dependent zinc metalloprotease FtsH4 has translation MGIKDKPPSRPRQIGNILLLLAGLFFLANLFLPQLFGPTIPSVPYSLFIHQVDDGDVARVYVGQDEIRYQLKGEDNQLGQVLKTTPIFDLELPKRLESKGVEFAAAPPSKNGWLSSILSWVIPPLIFVGIWQFFLGRSGGSPSGALSFTKSKAKIYVEGDTTKVTFDDVAGVEEAKTELEEIVEFLKQPQRYLQIGARIPKGVLLVGPPGTGKTLLAKAVAGEAGVPFFSISGSEFVELFVGAGAARVRDLFEQAKKQAPCIIFIDELDAIGKSRASSGFVGGNDEREQTLNQLLTEMDGFSASDATVIVLAATNRPETLDPALLRPGRFDRQVLVDRPDLSGRLKILEIYAQKVKLDKDVDLKEIATRTPGFAGADLANLVNEAALLAARERRETVSQADFREAIERVVAGLEKKSRVLSDKEKTIVAYHEVGHALVGAVMPGGGKVAKISIVPRGMAALGYTLQMPTEDRFLLSESELRDQIATLLGGRAAEEIVFGSITTGAANDLQRATDLAERMVTTYGMSKILGPLAYEKGQQNNFLGDGMMNPRRMVSDDTAKAIDEEVKEIVEQGHQQALAILRQNRDLLEQIAQKILETEVIEGEELQNLLNQVRPVEKVAAAV, from the coding sequence ATGGGTATTAAAGACAAACCGCCATCTCGTCCTCGCCAGATAGGAAACATACTCCTTCTGCTGGCGGGACTGTTCTTTTTGGCAAATTTATTTTTGCCTCAGTTATTTGGACCTACCATTCCATCAGTGCCTTATAGCCTATTCATCCATCAAGTCGATGATGGGGATGTAGCCAGGGTTTACGTGGGTCAAGACGAAATCCGCTATCAACTCAAAGGAGAAGATAACCAACTCGGACAAGTTCTTAAAACTACTCCTATCTTCGATCTTGAATTACCGAAGCGATTAGAAAGTAAAGGAGTGGAGTTTGCGGCGGCACCGCCTTCTAAAAATGGCTGGTTAAGCAGTATCCTTAGCTGGGTGATTCCTCCTCTCATTTTTGTTGGGATCTGGCAATTTTTCCTCGGTCGCAGCGGTGGAAGTCCGTCAGGTGCTCTCTCGTTTACCAAGAGTAAGGCTAAGATTTATGTTGAGGGAGATACTACAAAAGTTACTTTTGATGATGTCGCTGGCGTAGAAGAAGCTAAGACAGAGTTAGAAGAGATTGTCGAATTTCTCAAGCAACCCCAGCGCTATCTCCAAATTGGAGCGAGAATTCCCAAAGGCGTTCTGCTTGTCGGACCGCCAGGAACGGGTAAAACTTTGCTTGCCAAAGCCGTTGCTGGAGAAGCAGGCGTACCTTTCTTCAGCATATCTGGTTCTGAGTTTGTAGAACTTTTTGTCGGCGCGGGTGCTGCACGGGTGCGAGACTTATTTGAACAAGCCAAGAAACAAGCCCCTTGTATAATTTTCATCGATGAATTAGACGCCATTGGCAAGTCTCGCGCTAGTAGTGGATTTGTTGGCGGCAATGACGAACGCGAACAAACTCTCAACCAGTTATTGACAGAGATGGATGGGTTCTCGGCATCAGATGCTACCGTAATCGTGCTAGCAGCGACTAACCGCCCGGAAACCCTCGATCCAGCGCTATTGCGTCCGGGACGTTTTGACCGACAAGTTTTGGTCGATCGCCCCGATTTATCCGGTCGCTTGAAGATTCTAGAAATATACGCTCAGAAAGTCAAATTAGACAAAGATGTCGATTTAAAGGAGATCGCAACGCGAACTCCTGGCTTTGCTGGTGCAGATTTAGCTAACCTAGTCAACGAAGCTGCCCTGTTAGCTGCCCGCGAACGACGAGAAACCGTTTCTCAAGCCGATTTTCGAGAAGCGATCGAGCGCGTCGTCGCCGGACTGGAGAAGAAAAGTCGCGTTTTGTCTGATAAGGAAAAGACCATCGTCGCTTATCATGAAGTCGGTCACGCTTTAGTCGGTGCTGTGATGCCCGGTGGCGGCAAAGTGGCAAAAATTTCTATCGTTCCTCGCGGTATGGCGGCTTTAGGTTATACCTTACAAATGCCGACCGAAGATCGTTTTCTTTTGTCTGAATCTGAATTGCGCGATCAGATTGCCACTCTCTTAGGCGGACGCGCAGCCGAAGAAATCGTCTTTGGTAGCATCACCACTGGAGCAGCAAATGACTTACAGCGTGCTACAGATTTAGCCGAAAGAATGGTGACGACCTACGGCATGAGTAAGATTTTAGGTCCGTTGGCTTACGAAAAAGGTCAACAGAATAATTTCCTCGGCGATGGTATGATGAATCCGCGCCGCATGGTAAGCGACGATACGGCAAAAGCCATTGACGAAGAAGTAAAGGAAATTGTCGAACAGGGCCATCAACAGGCGTTGGCAATCCTAAGACAGAATCGGGATTTACTCGAACAAATCGCGCAAAAAATTCTGGAAACTGAGGTCATTGAAGGAGAAGAGTTACAGAACTTGTTGAATCAAGTCCGTCCTGTCGAGAAGGTTGCTGCTGCGGTTTGA
- a CDS encoding DUF4126 domain-containing protein, with translation MLVAGLLAVLSASAAAGMRIALPLLILGLLRSDELWSNVPVLSNFDPKVVLTVLTSWSLFELFGSKSLLGQRTLQAIELVFSPFVGALMGITVVNITRLEIPPIWLIGLVGGLLALVLKLVQVGWFFRLRGLPIWMVCLEDVLCICLVFFALKAPEQGGLIAIFLLWLAVRSSQEWRRWYLEKKKLPIDR, from the coding sequence ATGCTTGTCGCCGGACTTCTAGCCGTACTTTCTGCGTCAGCAGCCGCTGGCATGAGAATTGCCCTTCCTCTTTTGATTCTTGGCTTATTGCGCAGCGACGAATTGTGGTCGAATGTTCCTGTGCTGTCTAACTTCGATCCTAAAGTTGTCTTGACCGTTCTCACCAGTTGGTCGTTATTTGAGTTGTTCGGCTCCAAAAGCTTGCTAGGACAGCGCACTTTGCAGGCGATCGAATTAGTCTTTAGCCCGTTTGTTGGTGCTTTGATGGGCATTACCGTCGTCAATATTACCCGTTTGGAGATTCCACCTATTTGGTTGATTGGGTTAGTGGGGGGACTTTTGGCACTGGTTCTCAAGCTAGTTCAGGTAGGATGGTTTTTTCGCTTGCGAGGTCTTCCTATCTGGATGGTTTGTCTAGAAGATGTTCTTTGTATTTGTCTCGTTTTTTTTGCCTTGAAAGCTCCCGAACAGGGAGGTTTGATTGCTATTTTTCTGCTATGGCTAGCAGTTCGTAGTTCCCAAGAATGGCGACGCTGGTATTTAGAAAAAAAGAAGCTTCCTATCGATCGCTAG
- a CDS encoding Glu/Leu/Phe/Val dehydrogenase, with protein sequence MSRSLLADASTRLETALKYVSISEDASERLKYPKASLSVSIPVRMDDGSLRIFQGYRVRYDDTRGPGKGGVRYHPNVCMDEVQSLAFWMTFKCALLDLPFGGAKGGITLNPKELSRQELERLSRGYIEAIADFIGSDIDILAPDVYTNDIIMGWMMDQYSIIQRKISPGVVTGKPLTMGGCQGRDAATGTGAFYVISALLPKFDLIPEKTTVAVQGFGKVGMPIAELLANAGYKVVAVSDSQGGIYAEQGLDIPSIRQYKQQHQIIKGVYCEGSVCNIVEHKVISNAELLTLDVDVLIPAALENQITEENAPDIKAKYIFEVANGPTTSEADKILEARGIYVFPDILVNAGGVTVSYFEWVQNRSGLYWSLQEVNQRLKEKIVTEAEKVWSIAREFSVSMRTAAYIHALNRLGEAMDAKGTRDYYISGSIG encoded by the coding sequence ATGTCTCGCTCTCTGCTTGCCGATGCTAGCACTAGGCTAGAAACTGCCTTAAAATACGTTTCGATTTCTGAAGATGCGAGCGAGCGCTTGAAATATCCCAAAGCTAGCCTGAGTGTTTCTATTCCCGTGCGAATGGATGATGGTTCCCTGCGGATTTTTCAGGGGTATCGAGTACGCTACGACGATACGAGAGGTCCAGGCAAAGGAGGGGTACGCTATCATCCCAATGTTTGTATGGATGAGGTGCAATCGCTCGCCTTTTGGATGACTTTTAAATGTGCCTTGTTGGATCTTCCCTTTGGCGGGGCAAAAGGGGGAATTACGCTCAATCCGAAAGAATTATCTAGACAGGAATTAGAACGATTGAGTCGAGGATATATCGAAGCGATCGCCGATTTCATCGGTTCTGACATCGACATTCTCGCGCCCGATGTCTACACCAATGACATCATTATGGGCTGGATGATGGATCAATATAGCATTATTCAGCGAAAAATCAGCCCTGGGGTCGTTACGGGCAAGCCTCTGACTATGGGAGGTTGTCAAGGACGCGATGCCGCTACGGGAACAGGAGCTTTCTACGTTATTAGTGCGCTTTTACCTAAATTCGATTTGATTCCCGAAAAAACGACTGTTGCGGTGCAAGGATTTGGGAAAGTTGGTATGCCAATAGCAGAATTGCTCGCTAATGCAGGATACAAAGTAGTAGCGGTTAGCGATTCTCAAGGCGGAATTTATGCAGAACAAGGACTAGATATTCCCAGCATCCGACAATACAAACAGCAACATCAAATTATTAAAGGCGTTTACTGCGAAGGAAGCGTTTGCAATATTGTCGAACACAAAGTTATCAGCAATGCAGAACTTTTAACTTTGGATGTAGACGTGTTAATTCCGGCAGCTTTAGAAAATCAAATTACAGAAGAAAATGCCCCCGACATCAAAGCTAAATATATTTTTGAAGTTGCCAACGGACCTACAACATCTGAAGCCGATAAAATTCTAGAAGCTAGGGGAATTTATGTTTTTCCAGATATTTTGGTCAATGCGGGCGGCGTAACGGTGAGTTATTTTGAGTGGGTACAAAACCGTAGCGGCTTGTATTGGAGTTTGCAGGAAGTCAATCAACGACTAAAGGAAAAAATAGTCACTGAAGCAGAAAAGGTTTGGTCGATCGCGCGGGAATTTTCGGTTTCTATGCGGACTGCTGCCTATATTCATGCTTTGAACCGTTTGGGAGAAGCCATGGATGCCAAAGGCACTAGAGATTATTACATCAGCGGTTCTATTGGTTAA
- a CDS encoding ABC exporter membrane fusion protein produces the protein MQKRLHQKKVNPWVIGSAIAAFLGVGVSYYTLTQVKTQSPPPASTKTVVRATAVTALGRLEPQGEVIKLSVANAQDSRVNQLLVQEGDRVKAGQVIAILQGLDKRKAALAEAEQNLAIARAKLAQIQAGEAKTAEIAAQRSNIARLEAQLRTETTAREAEIARAEAALRNAQTTYRRYQTLYRDGAVSASDLDNKRESFETARAQLNLVRAQLETTVSTLQEQIQQERSLLNKLTEVRPVDVQVARAEVDYAATQVARAKAELDDLYVRVPVAGQILKINTRIGEQVNTSEGIVELGQTDRMYAIAEVYETDIGKIRVGQRATIISEHGGFEGELGGTVDHIGLQIKKKDVLESDPAAEKDARVVEVKVRIDPSDSPKVAGLTNLQVRVKIDLDKKVSKRLVISC, from the coding sequence GTGCAAAAACGACTGCATCAAAAGAAGGTCAATCCCTGGGTAATTGGTAGTGCGATCGCCGCTTTTCTCGGCGTAGGAGTCAGTTACTATACCTTGACTCAGGTAAAAACTCAGTCACCACCGCCCGCGTCTACGAAAACGGTTGTCCGCGCTACAGCCGTGACTGCACTGGGACGATTGGAACCTCAAGGCGAGGTAATTAAGCTGTCGGTAGCCAATGCTCAAGACAGCCGAGTCAACCAACTGCTAGTGCAAGAAGGCGATCGCGTCAAAGCCGGACAGGTCATTGCGATTCTACAAGGACTCGACAAGAGAAAAGCAGCTTTAGCAGAAGCCGAACAAAATTTGGCGATCGCTCGCGCGAAATTGGCTCAAATCCAAGCAGGAGAAGCAAAGACAGCAGAGATTGCGGCGCAAAGATCCAACATTGCTCGTCTAGAAGCACAGCTGCGTACCGAAACCACGGCAAGAGAAGCAGAGATTGCCCGTGCCGAAGCCGCACTTCGCAATGCCCAGACAACCTATCGGCGCTATCAAACTTTATATCGGGACGGAGCCGTCAGTGCATCCGACCTAGATAACAAGCGGGAAAGTTTTGAAACAGCTCGAGCACAACTCAACCTGGTGCGGGCACAACTAGAGACTACTGTATCCACTCTACAAGAACAGATCCAACAAGAGCGATCGCTCCTCAACAAACTGACAGAAGTACGTCCAGTGGACGTGCAAGTTGCTCGTGCCGAGGTAGACTATGCCGCCACTCAAGTAGCCAGGGCAAAAGCCGAACTCGATGACTTGTACGTGCGGGTTCCCGTTGCAGGTCAAATTCTCAAGATCAATACCCGCATCGGCGAGCAAGTCAATACCAGCGAAGGAATTGTGGAACTGGGACAAACCGATCGCATGTACGCCATTGCCGAAGTCTATGAAACCGACATAGGCAAAATCCGAGTTGGTCAGCGGGCGACAATAATCAGCGAACACGGTGGTTTTGAGGGCGAATTGGGCGGCACTGTAGACCATATTGGTCTGCAAATTAAAAAGAAAGACGTGCTGGAATCCGACCCCGCCGCCGAAAAAGATGCCCGCGTTGTCGAAGTCAAAGTTCGCATCGATCCCTCCGACAGCCCGAAAGTAGCAGGTCTAACCAACTTGCAGGTGCGCGTCAAAATCGATCTCGATAAGAAGGTTAGTAAAAGGTTAGTAATTAGTTGTTAG
- the devC gene encoding ABC transporter permease DevC, which produces MKLPSLKNLFTQVSKEPLLGWAQLAHQKVRSCVAMAGIAFADILIFTQLGFNASLFNGVTRVHEHLKGDLFLQSNRAEFLADGQTFSRNHLYQADAVEGVESVSPFYYAYGKWVNPWDKKIVNVAIMAFNPARPVMDLPEVNQQLEKLKLPDTVLFDSQSQPDFGPVAETLAKGEMVTTELSDRRVKVDGIFALGSTLFTEGHIVTSDWNYLRLFGEDSIDKVRVGVIKLEPGADLQTVQRAIDSYLPNDVKVMNREEFLQSEKGYWDKHPAGVIFNFGVAMGFIVGVVIVYQVLYSDVNDHLAEYATLKAMGYSDLQLLAVVFQEGTILAVLGFFPGFASSIGIYSLLGSLTRIPIAMGGVVTLQVFALTILMCLISAAIAMRKLQSADPADVF; this is translated from the coding sequence ATGAAACTACCATCACTCAAAAATCTATTTACTCAAGTTTCTAAAGAGCCGCTTTTAGGCTGGGCGCAACTTGCTCATCAAAAAGTTCGCTCTTGCGTGGCGATGGCGGGGATTGCCTTTGCCGATATCTTGATTTTTACCCAGCTAGGATTTAACGCTAGCCTTTTTAACGGCGTTACCCGCGTTCACGAGCATCTCAAAGGAGATTTATTTCTACAAAGCAACCGCGCCGAATTTCTCGCTGATGGTCAGACATTTTCTCGTAACCATTTGTACCAAGCAGACGCAGTCGAGGGGGTCGAATCTGTGAGTCCCTTTTACTATGCCTATGGGAAGTGGGTTAATCCTTGGGATAAAAAGATCGTCAACGTAGCTATCATGGCTTTTAATCCCGCACGTCCAGTCATGGATTTACCCGAAGTCAACCAACAACTTGAAAAACTCAAGCTACCCGATACAGTTCTGTTTGATAGCCAATCTCAACCCGACTTCGGACCAGTAGCTGAGACTTTGGCAAAAGGAGAAATGGTTACTACTGAATTATCAGACCGTAGGGTGAAGGTTGACGGCATCTTTGCCTTGGGCAGTACCCTGTTTACAGAAGGGCATATTGTTACTAGCGACTGGAATTATCTGCGCCTGTTTGGAGAAGACAGCATCGATAAGGTTCGCGTTGGCGTTATTAAGTTAGAGCCTGGTGCGGACTTACAAACAGTACAAAGGGCGATCGATTCATATTTGCCCAATGATGTCAAGGTGATGAACCGCGAAGAATTCCTGCAATCCGAAAAAGGTTATTGGGATAAGCATCCTGCTGGCGTAATTTTTAACTTCGGCGTAGCGATGGGATTTATCGTCGGGGTGGTGATTGTCTATCAAGTGCTGTATTCGGATGTGAACGACCACTTAGCTGAATATGCTACTTTGAAGGCAATGGGCTACTCAGATCTGCAACTATTGGCTGTCGTTTTCCAGGAGGGAACGATTCTCGCCGTGTTAGGGTTTTTTCCCGGTTTCGCCTCTTCAATCGGAATCTATTCCTTACTTGGAAGTTTAACCCGCATTCCGATCGCGATGGGAGGTGTTGTAACTTTACAAGTATTTGCGTTGACGATTTTAATGTGTTTGATCTCTGCTGCGATCGCGATGCGAAAACTTCAGTCTGCCGATCCTGCGGATGTATTTTAG
- a CDS encoding four helix bundle protein: MEKLNFEKLQIYQLAEQLADEIWFIVKNWDEFERNTIGRQIVRSADSIGANIAEGNGRHNFRDNKRFIKIARGSLNETRHWLRRAYVRKLLTSDRVNQLKPIVNDLSIKLNAYLKYLEKASQST, encoded by the coding sequence GTGGAAAAATTAAATTTTGAAAAATTACAAATTTACCAACTAGCCGAACAACTCGCTGATGAAATTTGGTTTATTGTCAAAAACTGGGATGAATTTGAGCGAAATACCATCGGCAGACAAATTGTTCGTTCCGCAGATAGTATTGGGGCAAATATTGCGGAAGGAAATGGTCGTCATAACTTTAGAGACAATAAACGATTCATAAAAATTGCCAGAGGCTCTTTAAATGAAACAAGACACTGGTTGAGACGAGCTTATGTGCGTAAACTTTTAACTAGCGATCGGGTTAACCAACTCAAGCCAATTGTTAACGATCTTTCCATCAAACTCAACGCCTATTTAAAATACCTAGAAAAAGCTTCACAATCGACTTAG
- a CDS encoding DevA family ABC transporter ATP-binding protein, producing MLQQPAIAIRNLNHAFGKGDLRKPVLYDVNLEIYPGEIVLLTGPSGSGKTTLLSLIGGLRSVQEGSLKVLGQELLGASKKQLVQIRTQIGFIFQEHHLLSCLSAEQNVRMSLRLHDDISMKERTERTVSMLKAVGLGDRMDYYPDNLSGGQKQRVAIARALVSHPKLVLADEPTASLDSKSGRDVVEIIRRLAKEQGCTILLVTHDNRILDIADRIVHMEDGRLAQDMALADEDGEIKFQAETLINSGRSVRA from the coding sequence ATGCTTCAACAACCCGCGATCGCGATTCGCAATCTCAATCACGCTTTTGGCAAGGGAGACTTGCGCAAACCCGTATTGTATGATGTGAACTTAGAGATCTATCCGGGCGAAATCGTCCTTTTGACAGGGCCGTCCGGCAGTGGCAAGACCACATTGCTGAGCCTGATTGGCGGTTTGCGATCGGTGCAGGAAGGCAGCCTCAAAGTCTTGGGGCAAGAACTATTGGGCGCTAGTAAAAAACAACTGGTACAAATCCGCACTCAAATTGGCTTCATCTTCCAAGAACACCACCTGCTTTCATGCCTGAGCGCCGAGCAAAATGTCCGCATGTCCCTGCGATTGCACGACGATATTTCTATGAAGGAGCGAACCGAGCGAACGGTTTCTATGCTAAAAGCCGTGGGACTGGGAGATCGAATGGATTACTATCCCGACAACCTTTCTGGCGGTCAAAAGCAACGGGTAGCGATCGCGCGTGCCTTGGTTAGCCATCCCAAACTCGTCCTAGCCGACGAACCGACTGCTTCACTTGACAGTAAATCTGGGCGTGACGTAGTAGAGATTATACGGCGTTTGGCAAAGGAGCAGGGCTGTACTATTCTGCTAGTCACTCATGACAACCGCATCCTTGACATTGCCGATCGCATCGTGCATATGGAAGACGGTCGTTTGGCACAAGACATGGCACTTGCAGATGAAGATGGGGAAATTAAATTTCAAGCCGAAACCTTAATCAATTCCGGTCGTTCGGTAAGGGCATAA
- a CDS encoding M48 family metallopeptidase produces MSSRRRRNWYYPLISLSVALGISVGTPQIALAVPWFELLIRGAQIVQLSNISDEQEVQLGRQMDRQLVGREFQLYRNARVNRYVNRVGQRLAKNSTRPNIPYTFQVVRDNRINAFATTGGYIYVTAGLLNATDNEAQLAAVLAHEIGHIAARHTIKQMREAAIAQGIASAAGIDNEALVQLGVDLAIHRPRSREAEYEADRLGVETLARAGYPQVAMIDFLEKLRNQPSPPAFLSTHPATEDRIARLRELIDSPQAGS; encoded by the coding sequence ATGTCTTCTCGCCGTCGTCGGAATTGGTATTATCCATTAATTAGCCTCTCAGTCGCATTGGGCATTAGCGTCGGTACGCCTCAAATCGCCCTAGCAGTTCCTTGGTTTGAATTGCTGATTCGAGGAGCGCAAATCGTCCAACTATCTAATATTTCAGACGAACAAGAAGTTCAGCTCGGCAGGCAGATGGATCGACAGCTTGTCGGTCGAGAGTTTCAACTTTATCGTAATGCCAGGGTAAATCGCTATGTAAATCGCGTCGGTCAGCGGTTGGCAAAAAATAGCACTCGTCCCAATATTCCCTATACTTTTCAAGTCGTGCGAGATAACAGGATCAATGCCTTTGCAACTACTGGCGGCTACATCTATGTCACCGCTGGCTTGCTAAACGCTACCGATAATGAAGCGCAACTAGCTGCTGTTCTCGCCCACGAAATCGGTCATATTGCCGCTCGCCATACCATCAAGCAAATGCGAGAAGCCGCGATCGCGCAAGGGATAGCTTCGGCGGCGGGTATAGATAATGAGGCGCTGGTGCAGTTAGGCGTAGATCTGGCGATACACCGTCCCCGCAGTCGCGAAGCCGAATATGAAGCCGATCGCCTGGGAGTTGAGACTTTAGCACGGGCTGGTTATCCTCAAGTTGCCATGATTGACTTTTTAGAAAAATTGCGCAATCAACCCTCACCGCCAGCATTTTTGAGTACTCACCCAGCGACAGAAGATCGTATTGCCAGACTCAGAGAACTGATTGATTCTCCCCAGGCAGGATCGTAA
- a CDS encoding AI-2E family transporter, translating into MHFRQWLGLLVLVLSLYILWQIRQIVLLFFAAIVLATVLNRVVRQMQRYRIQRGIAIAITVVVLLAAIVGFFVAIAPRMIEQLQQLVNLLPKVSNQLEVWSDWLQSTISGPMLERFQGFDNFSQQLQTWIGRMIGNFFVLINNSLAAVVSLLLFLVLTVMLLTNPSQYRRIFILAFPAFYRRRVDEILQECETSLVGWIKGTLIAMLVIGVVSFIGLSILGVPLPLINAALAGLLEFIPNVGPTLSVIPPALLALLDSPWKAGAVILLYIAIQQFESLVLVPIIMKQEVDLLPVFTILAVVVFASLFGFLGLFLAIPLLIVLQIWIKEVLVEDVLNKWYLDNNGKSR; encoded by the coding sequence GTGCATTTCAGGCAATGGCTCGGTTTACTCGTTCTTGTTCTCTCGCTCTATATTTTGTGGCAAATTCGGCAAATTGTTTTGCTTTTTTTTGCCGCTATCGTTTTGGCAACCGTCTTAAACCGAGTTGTACGGCAAATGCAACGATACCGCATCCAGCGAGGAATTGCCATTGCGATTACAGTTGTTGTTTTACTGGCAGCGATCGTTGGTTTTTTTGTTGCGATCGCGCCTCGTATGATCGAACAGTTACAACAGTTGGTCAATCTCTTGCCAAAAGTATCAAATCAGTTGGAAGTATGGTCTGACTGGCTACAATCTACGATTTCAGGACCGATGTTAGAACGGTTCCAGGGGTTTGACAATTTTTCTCAACAACTTCAAACCTGGATAGGGCGAATGATCGGCAACTTTTTTGTTCTCATCAATAACTCTCTTGCTGCTGTCGTGAGCTTATTGCTGTTCTTGGTTCTGACTGTTATGCTCTTAACAAATCCCTCCCAGTATCGACGGATCTTTATCCTTGCCTTTCCCGCTTTTTATCGGCGGCGCGTCGATGAAATTCTCCAGGAGTGCGAAACCTCTTTAGTGGGCTGGATTAAAGGCACTCTCATAGCCATGCTCGTCATTGGTGTGGTCTCGTTTATCGGGCTGTCAATTCTAGGAGTACCGCTGCCTCTGATCAATGCTGCTTTAGCTGGTCTATTAGAGTTTATTCCTAACGTTGGTCCGACTTTAAGCGTCATTCCACCCGCACTACTTGCCTTGCTCGACTCTCCTTGGAAAGCTGGAGCAGTAATTTTACTTTATATTGCGATTCAGCAGTTTGAAAGCTTGGTATTAGTACCGATAATTATGAAACAAGAGGTGGATTTGTTGCCAGTATTCACTATCTTAGCAGTAGTTGTTTTTGCCAGCTTATTCGGGTTTTTGGGTTTATTTCTCGCTATCCCTCTTCTGATCGTCTTACAGATTTGGATCAAAGAAGTTTTAGTTGAGGATGTACTCAACAAATGGTATCTAGATAATAATGGCAAATCTAGGTAA